One part of the Rutidosis leptorrhynchoides isolate AG116_Rl617_1_P2 chromosome 1, CSIRO_AGI_Rlap_v1, whole genome shotgun sequence genome encodes these proteins:
- the LOC139875960 gene encoding uncharacterized protein, giving the protein MPSGIKMVKEGFCSVSVLLFSVEFLFKMKIVSYNIRGFGSGKFSKFNTVKKLIANEKPSFCALQETKLRIVKDSWVHKLWGSTECDFIQQEMIGKSGGQLLIWDLNVFEPIDVHKVDRVIGIRGKWKSSGIEINILNVYGPYDDNSKQNLWDNLTVLLRDSNEPWVICGDFNEVRDQSERLNCEFVESRAKRFNNFIQSNDLMDIPLGDITVVALERKDSDHCPIVLKDSEKDFSPKPFKLFDAWFNENGFEQVIMDAWENSEQTGTRKDKCFLNKLKVVKIALRSWSSSNYGQLDGDIEVLKNLAQNLELKAETCQLNNSELESWNKARKEWIDKENIKISMLKQKPRVRWVLEGDENTKYFHSFIRNNYNRCNIRGLTINGS; this is encoded by the exons ATGCCGTCTGGGATTAAAATGGTAAAAGAAGGCTTCTGCTCTGTAAGTGTTCTGCTATTTTCTGTCGAATTTTTGTTTAAAATGAAGATAGTCTCCTACAACATAAGAGGGTTCGGGTCTGGTAAATTCAGCAAATTCAATACTGTTAAGAAACTAATTGCAAATGAGAAACCGTCCTTTTGTGCTCTCCAAGAAACTAAGCTTCGTATTGTTAAGGATTCATGGGTTCACAAACTTTGGGGTTCAACAGAGTGCGATTTCATACAACAAGAAATGATAGGCAAATCAGGGGGTCAATTGTTAATTTGGGATTTGAATGTCTTTGAGCCAATAGACGTCCATAAAGTCGATCGGGTAATCGGTATTCGGGGTAAATGGAAGAGTAGTGGTATTGAGATTAATATTCTCAACGTCTACGGCCCTTACGACGACAACAGTAAACAAAATCTATGGGACAATCTTACTGTTCTGTTAAGGGATAGTAATGAACCTTGGGTGATATGCGGGGATTTCAACGAAGTAAGAGACCAATCGGAGCGATTAAATTGTGAATTTGTTGAAAGTAGGGCCAAAAGATTCAATAATTTTATACAATCCAATGATTTGATGGATATTCCGCTAGGG GATATTACAGTTGTTGCTCTCGAGAGAAAAGACTCTGATCATTGCCCAATTGTGTTGAAAGATAGCGAGAAGGATTTTAGCCCAAAGCCTTTTAAACTGTTTGATGCGTGGTTCAATGAAAATGGTTTCGAGCAGGTCATTATGGATGCGTGGGAAAATTCTGAGCAGACGGGTACACGCAAAGATAAATGCTTCCTGAATAAATTAAAGGTCGTTAAAATTGCACTCAGGTCATGGAGCTCATCAAACTATGGTCAGTTAGATGGGGATATTGAAGTCCTTAAAAATTTGGCACAAAATTTGGAATTAAAAGCTGAAACATGTCAGCTAAATAACAGTGAATTGGAATCGTGGAACAAGGCGAGAAAAGAATGGATCGACAAAGAGAATATCAAAATAAGTATGTTGAAACAAAAGCCTAGGGTTAGATGGGTACTCGAGGGGGACGAGAATACAAAATATTTTCACTCGTTTATAAGGAACAACTACAATAGATGCAACATCCGGGGTCTCACCATTAACGGTTCGTGA